The Stomoxys calcitrans chromosome 3, idStoCalc2.1, whole genome shotgun sequence genome includes a region encoding these proteins:
- the LOC106081260 gene encoding protein O-mannosyl-transferase TMTC2: MDYTSLGCCALAFVLYLNTLNSGFVYDDRRAILANTDVSGTTPWQSAFLHDYWGTPLTDTGSHGSYRPLCVLTFRLNFLLSGYNPWGFHLVNNLLHCLATGLVVKLARHFLSSVWGVVATGALFAAHPIHTEAVAGIVGRADLAACVCYLVAFLTYMRHIAWRERGDPMQWLALALTILTSVAALLFKETAISALLVCGLFDVIRGLAGLRDKHRLRSLCVLGFILVGCVYCRLVLIPRPQTLFSTADNPIAKTNSMWTRFLTFLYLPVFNFKLLLNPQVLSFDWGMNAIPRITSLWDGRNFLSVGLYGTLAWTAWRSCCTLLNGGHKRLSSGQKHSTASGSSSTYNGATYHLQPQTQRKSRTKRKYGKQMQCQTTNTNAAVVTSTPTPESYFMLRSPYASAVATSTPATAPTTASYLKHKLLGMGSPQHVCGDCKQEFSSLHHCTSCRVLNNNNVLTLSTSNVYRSECCCHQLMSSSGSLGTPQLFSFALHKAISCVVSSRSSRSSSSCSNSTTASNKSTGSSASSTCSSQSSKSSSSTASSQRDAVCLTSWPMLQRDEEYLLAHMNSKCANASILLMALTFLTLPFLPATNLFFYVGFVVAERLLYLPSVGFCLLVGFGVSKLLERAHSLRSKKKRQIILASLSILLLVLSARTMRRNLDWRDEESLYRSAVQINPPKALGNLGSVLSSLARYKEAEEVLLEAIKYRPNMADVHFNLGILYQNQQNYKAAVASFKKALNFRPNLAVAYLNLGISLIALGKCQDAAQVLQEGAKVDGTGVRDRQGHENARITSYLQLGALYVEQGKLQRALAVYREALHELPHNYYKRDVLYHRIGDIFGRLQQWDEAERHHRAALQLQPNQVAAHLSYGITLARNSSRIPEAEMWFKRALQLAPEEASVHHHYAEFLSSQSRLAEAIVYRIKAAELSPRDYSLVVAAATALRLMDRKNEAEIWYRKAVNLRPADAHAHTNLGAILHLLGRTTNAAASYKEALRLQPGDATTLGNLAKLGLTDTK; this comes from the exons GCGTGCAATTCTAGCCAACACGGATGTCTCGGGCACAACACCATGGCAGAGTGCCTTTCTGCACGACTATTGGGGCACACCGCTGACAGACACCGGCTCACATGGCTCCTACCGGCCACTGTGTGTCCTCACATTTCGCCTGAACTTTCTGCTGAGTGGCTACAACCCATGGGGCTTCCATCTGGTGAATAATCTGCTGCACTGTCTGGCCACCGGATTGGTGGTAAAACTGGCCCGACACTTCCTCTCCTCTGTGTGGGGTGTTGTGGCAACGGGCGCCCTCTTTGCTGCACACCCCATACACACAGAAGCTGTAGCCGGTATTGTGGGACGAGCCGATTTAGCCGCTTGTGTTTGCTATTTGGTGGCATTCCTGACATATATGCGTCACATAGCGTGGCGGGAGCGGGGCGATCCAATGCAGTGGCTAGCTCTGGCCTTAACCATTTTGACATCTGTTGCCGCGCTGCTGTTCAAGGAAACGGCTATCAGCGCCTTGTTAGTGTGCGGCTTATTTGATGTGATACGTGGCCTGGCCGGCTTGAGGGACAAACACCGTTTGCGAAGCCTCTGTGTGCTGGGCTTCATTCTGGTGGGGTGTGTCTATTGCCGCTTGGTGCTAATACCTCGGCCTCAGACTTTGTTCTCCACAGCCGACAACCCAATtgcaaaaacaaattcaatGTGGACACGCTTTCTGACTTTCCTCTATCTGCCCGTATTCAATTTCAAGCTGTTGCTTAACCCACAAGTGCTTAGTTTTGATTGGGGCATGAATGCCATACCACGCATCACCAGCCTGTGGGATGGCCGCAATTTTTTGAGTGTGGGCTTGTACGGAACATTGGCATGGACTGCTTGGCGCAGTTGCTGCACCCTGCTCAATGGCGGTCACAAACGTCTGAGTTCTGGTCAAAAGCACTCAACGGCCTCGGGCTCCTCTTCAACGTATAATGGTGCCACATACCACCTGCAGCCGCAGACTCAACGTAAGTCACGGACCAAACGAAAATATGGCAAACAAATGCAGTGTCAAACCACAAATACAAATGCAGCAGTTGTAACTTCCACGCCGACTCCCGAAAGCTATTTCATGTTGAGGTCTCCGTATGCATCAGCGGTGGCAACATCAACACCCGCAACAGCTCCCACCACCGCTTCCTACTTAAAGCATAAGCTTTTGGGCATGGGCTCGCCACAGCACGTATGTGGCGATTGCAAACAGGAATTTAGCTCCCTGCACCATTGCACATCGTGCCGTGTGCTGAACAACAACAATGTTCTCACACTTAGCACGTCCAACGTGTACCGCAGCGAATGCTGCTGTCATCAGTTAATGTCTTCCAGTGGCTCCTTGGGGACGCCACAGCTTTTCAGCTTCGCTCTGCACAAGGCCATTTCGTGTGTGGTATCATCACGCAGCTCgcgcagcagcagcagttgcAGCAACTCTACGACGGCCAGCAACAAGAGTACAGGCAGCAGTGCTTCCTCCACCTGCAGCTCGCAATCATCCAAGTCCTCCTCATCCACGGCCTCATCGCAACGGGATGCAGTGTGCCTTACATCGTGGCCAATGCTGCAACGCGACGAGGAATACCTATTGGCGCACATGAATTCGAAGTGCGCCAACGCCAGCATTCTACTGATGGCCTTAACATTCCTCACCCTACCATTTCTACCCGCCACCAATCTATTCTTCTATGTGGGTTTTGTGGTAGCCGAGCGTCTACTCTACTTGCCCAGTGTGGGCTTCTGCCTGCTGGTGGGGTTCGGAGTATCGAAGCTACTCGAACGTGCCCACTCCTTGAGAAGTAAGAAGAAACGCCAGATAATCCTAGCAAGTCTGAGCATTTTGCTTTTGGTCCTGAGTGCCAGAACTATGCGCAGAAATTTGGACTGGAGAGATGAGGAGAGTTTATATCGAAGTGCTGTGCAAATAAATCCACCTAAAG CTCTTGGCAATTTAGGAAGTGTCCTTAGTTCTCTGGCTCGCTACAAAGAAGCAGAGGAAGTTCTATTAGAAGCCATCAAATATAGGCCAAACATGGCTGATGTACATTTTAATCT aggaattttatatcaaaatcaacaaaattataaagccGCCGTAGCGAGTTTCAAAAAGGCCTTGAATTTTCGACCTAATTTAGCCG TGGCTTATTTGAATTTGGGCATTTCGCTGATAGCTTTGGGCAAATGTCAGGATGCGGCACAGGTGTTGCAAGAGGGAGCCAAGGTGGATGGCACAGGCGTAAGAGATCGTCAGGGGCATGAGAATGCCCGCATTACATCGTACCTGCAACTGGGAGCTCTGTATGTTGAACAGGGTAAACTGCAGAGAGCCTTGGCCGTTTATCGCGAAGCATTACATGAGCTGCCCCATAACTACTACAAGCGTGATGTACTCTATCATCGCATTGGCGACATCTTTGGTCGACTGCAGCAGTGGGACGAAGCCGAGCGACATCATAGAGCTGCTTTGCAATTGCAACCAAACCAGGTGGCAGCGCATCTGTCCTATGGTATAACATTGGCCAGAAAT AGCAGTAGAATACCAGAGGCAGAGATGTGGTTCAAACGCGCCTTGCAATTAGCACCTGAAGAGGCCAGTGTCCATCATCATTATG CGGAATTCCTGTCGTCCCAATCACGCTTGGCGGAGGCCATAGTCTATCGAATAAAAGCTGCAGAACTCTCACCTCGAGATTATTCCTTAGTAGTAGCAGCTGCCACTGCTTTGAGGCTAATGGATCGTAAGAAtgaggctgaaatttggtatagaaaG